One window of the Fusobacterium animalis 7_1 genome contains the following:
- the nikC gene encoding nickel transporter permease: MEKTKNKKQSQWAEVFRMLKKNRMAMLGLIILVILVLLALFADVIANYDAVVIKQNLAERLMPPNGEHWLGTDEFGRDIFARLIHGARVSLKVGILAISISVIVGGILGAISGYFGGVIDNIIMRVVDIFLAVPSILLAIAIVSALGPSMLNLMISISVSYVPNFARIVRASVLSIRDQEFIEAAKAIGASNSRIIMKHIIPNSLAPVIVQGTLGVAGAILSTAGLSFIGLGIQPPAPEWGSMLSGGRQYLRYAWWVTTFPGVAIMITILSLNLLGDGLRDALDPRLKQ, from the coding sequence ATGGAAAAAACAAAAAATAAAAAACAAAGCCAATGGGCAGAAGTTTTTAGAATGTTGAAAAAAAATAGAATGGCTATGTTAGGATTAATTATTCTTGTAATCTTAGTCTTATTAGCCCTATTTGCAGATGTAATTGCAAACTATGACGCAGTTGTTATAAAACAAAATCTAGCTGAAAGACTTATGCCTCCTAATGGAGAACATTGGTTGGGAACAGATGAATTTGGAAGAGATATATTTGCAAGACTTATACATGGAGCAAGGGTATCACTAAAAGTTGGAATTTTGGCAATATCTATTTCTGTTATAGTTGGTGGAATTTTAGGAGCAATATCAGGATATTTTGGAGGAGTGATAGATAATATCATAATGAGAGTTGTAGATATTTTCCTAGCTGTTCCAAGTATATTACTTGCAATAGCAATAGTATCAGCATTAGGACCTAGTATGTTAAATTTAATGATTTCTATAAGTGTTTCCTATGTTCCAAACTTTGCACGTATAGTTAGGGCTTCTGTACTTTCAATAAGAGATCAAGAATTTATTGAAGCTGCAAAAGCAATAGGAGCAAGTAATTCAAGAATAATAATGAAACATATAATTCCAAACTCATTAGCACCAGTTATTGTTCAAGGTACTTTAGGAGTTGCAGGAGCAATTTTATCAACAGCAGGATTAAGTTTCATCGGATTAGGAATACAACCTCCAGCACCAGAATGGGGTTCAATGTTATCAGGAGGAAGACAATATTTAAGATATGCTTGGTGGGTAACTACTTTCCCAGGTGTAGCAATAATGATAACAATTTTATCACTTAACTTATTGGGTGATGGATTAAGAGATGCTCTTGACCCTAGATTAAAACAATAA
- a CDS encoding ABC transporter ATP-binding protein, whose protein sequence is MENRNLLEIRDLEIQYVKDDETVHAVNGINIDIAEGETLGLVGETGAGKTTTALGIMRLITGPTGKIKSGAIEFNGKSILEISEEEIRKIRGNDISMIFQDPMTSLNPVMTVGEQIAEVIEIHEHVTKEEAMNKAAEMLELVGIPGTRKNDYPHQFSGGMKQRVVIAIALACNPKLLIADEPTTALDVTIQAQVLDLMTDLKNKFKTSMLLITHDLGVVAQVCDKVAIMYAGEIVEYGTLEDVFENPKHPYTLGLFGSIPSLDEEKTRLVPIKGLMPDPTNLPTGCKFNPRCPHAVELCSQRTPVVTEVSKGHKVQCLIAEGLVKFRENWEEENE, encoded by the coding sequence ATGGAAAATAGAAATCTTTTGGAGATTAGAGATTTAGAGATACAATATGTAAAAGATGATGAAACAGTCCATGCAGTTAATGGAATTAATATTGATATAGCAGAAGGAGAAACATTAGGTCTTGTTGGAGAAACAGGAGCAGGAAAAACTACAACTGCTCTTGGAATAATGAGGTTAATTACAGGACCAACAGGGAAAATAAAAAGTGGTGCTATAGAATTCAATGGTAAAAGTATATTAGAAATATCAGAAGAAGAAATAAGAAAAATTAGAGGTAATGATATTTCAATGATATTCCAAGATCCAATGACATCATTAAACCCAGTTATGACAGTTGGAGAACAGATAGCAGAAGTTATTGAAATACATGAACATGTAACAAAAGAAGAAGCCATGAATAAGGCTGCTGAAATGCTTGAATTAGTTGGTATTCCAGGAACAAGAAAAAATGACTATCCTCATCAATTTTCAGGAGGGATGAAACAAAGAGTTGTTATAGCAATAGCTCTTGCTTGTAATCCAAAACTTTTAATAGCTGATGAACCTACAACAGCTCTTGATGTTACTATACAAGCACAAGTTTTGGATCTTATGACAGATTTAAAAAATAAATTTAAAACATCAATGTTACTTATAACACATGATTTAGGTGTAGTTGCACAAGTTTGTGATAAAGTGGCAATTATGTATGCAGGAGAAATTGTTGAATATGGAACTCTTGAAGATGTTTTTGAAAATCCAAAACACCCTTATACTTTGGGATTATTTGGTTCTATTCCAAGTTTAGATGAAGAAAAAACTAGATTAGTCCCTATAAAAGGGCTTATGCCTGATCCAACAAACTTACCAACAGGTTGTAAATTTAATCCTAGATGCCCACATGCAGTAGAACTATGTTCTCAAAGAACACCTGTGGTTACAGAAGTTTCAAAAGGACATAAAGTACAATGTCTTATAGCAGAAGGCTTAGTAAAATTTAGAGAAAATTGGGAGGAAGAAAATGAGTAA
- the nikB gene encoding nickel ABC transporter permease, which translates to MYKYILKRLVLLIPVMLGVTLLVFAIMYLTPGDPAQLILGESAPKEAVAALREKMGLNDPFFMQYFRFIKNALMGDFGRSYTTGREVFSEIFARFPNTVVLAVLGILISILIGIPVGIISATKQYSLVDSFSMVLALLGVSMPVFWLGLMLILLFSVKLGIFPSGGFDGFSSVILPSVALGVGSAATVTRMTRSSMLEVIRQDYIRTARAKGVAEKAVINKHALKNALIPIITVVGLQFGSLLGGAVLTESVFSWPGVGRLMVDAIRQKDTPTVLASVVFLAVVYSVVNLLVDLLYAFVDPRIKSQYK; encoded by the coding sequence ATGTATAAATATATATTAAAAAGATTAGTTCTTTTAATTCCTGTAATGTTAGGAGTTACATTATTAGTTTTTGCAATCATGTATTTGACTCCTGGTGACCCTGCTCAATTAATCTTAGGAGAAAGTGCTCCTAAAGAAGCAGTTGCAGCATTAAGAGAGAAGATGGGCTTAAATGATCCATTTTTTATGCAATATTTTAGATTTATAAAAAATGCCTTGATGGGTGATTTTGGAAGATCTTATACAACAGGTAGAGAAGTTTTTTCAGAAATATTTGCTAGATTTCCAAATACTGTTGTATTAGCAGTGTTAGGTATTTTAATTTCTATACTTATAGGAATACCAGTTGGGATAATTTCAGCAACAAAACAATATTCACTTGTAGATAGTTTCAGCATGGTTTTAGCTCTTTTAGGAGTTTCTATGCCAGTTTTCTGGTTAGGACTTATGCTAATTTTACTATTCTCTGTAAAGCTGGGAATTTTTCCATCAGGAGGGTTTGATGGATTTTCAAGTGTAATTCTTCCATCAGTAGCTCTTGGAGTTGGCTCAGCCGCAACAGTAACAAGAATGACAAGATCTTCTATGCTTGAAGTTATAAGACAAGATTATATTAGAACAGCTAGAGCAAAAGGAGTTGCAGAAAAGGCTGTTATAAATAAACATGCCTTAAAAAATGCTTTGATTCCTATAATTACAGTTGTAGGATTACAATTTGGTAGTTTACTTGGTGGAGCAGTTTTAACTGAATCAGTTTTTTCATGGCCTGGTGTTGGTAGACTTATGGTTGATGCCATAAGACAAAAAGACACACCTACTGTTTTAGCATCTGTTGTATTTTTGGCAGTTGTATATAGTGTGGTTAATTTATTGGTTGACTTGTTATATGCCTTTGTAGATCCAAGAATAAAATCACAATATAAGTAG